In Capsicum annuum cultivar UCD-10X-F1 chromosome 7, UCD10Xv1.1, whole genome shotgun sequence, one genomic interval encodes:
- the LOC107856220 gene encoding uncharacterized protein LOC107856220 translates to MYYLLPDEEDSIRIVKSKNFIDKVMFLVVVVCPRFDAHGVEIFSDKIELFPFVTQERAKRTSANRPADTMETKAITSVTKEISRSFLINEVLPAIKTKWPREDLNSTIFIQQDNARTHIQPNDEEFCRAAIQDGFDIRLMCQSPNSPDLNVLDLGFFRSTQSLQHKESLKSIDERVTAVIKSYEYFSTEKSNYVFLTLQSCMMEIMKVKGLPDYKIQHLSKDNLARKGSCQYN, encoded by the coding sequence atgtaTTATTTACTGCCTGATGAAGAAGATTCAATCCGCATCGTCAAGAGCAAAAATTTCATCGATAAAGTTATGTTTTTAGTTGTTGTAGTTTGTCCTAGATTTGATGCACACGGAGTAGAAATATTCTCCGATAAAATTGAATTGTTTCCTTTTGTTACACAAGAACGAGCTAAAAGAACTAGTGCAAATAGACCTGCGGACACTATGGAAACAAAAGCAATAACTTCGGTAACCAAAGAAATTTCACGATCATTCTTGATTAATGAAGTACTTCCTGCTATCAAGACTAAATGGCCTAGAGAAGATTTAAATTCTACGATATTCATACAACAAGATAATGCAAGAACTCATATTCAACCTAATGACGAAGAATTTTGTCGAGCAGCGATACAAGATGGATTTGATATTCGCTTGATGTGTCAATCACCTAATTCTCCAGATTTGAATGTCTTAGACCTTGGATTTTTCAGATCTACTCAGTCTCTACAACACAAGGAAAGTCTTAAAAGTATTGATGAACGTGTTACGGCTGTCATAAAatcatatgaatatttttcaaCAGAGAAGTCCAACTATGTTTTTCTAACACTACAGTCATGTATGATGGAAATCATGAAAGTAAAAGGTTTACCTGATTACAAGATTCAACATCTTAGTAAAGATAATTTAGCAAGGAAAGGCAGCTGCCAGTACAACTAA